The Flavobacterium sp. 102 genomic interval AAATTGGTGTAGTTAACTCCATTAAATTTAAATGTAAACCCAATATTAGCAATGGCTGAAACATCATCATCTAGAAAAGTACCTAATAGATTTGTAAAAGATCCGGTTGCAAGGGCATTTCCGGTTGATGTCGAATAGGAGTATGCATTTACCTGTGCTTTAGCACTCATTCCGAGAACTAAAACAAAAATGAGAAGTAGTCTTGTTTTCATAGTGAATAATTATTGTTAAGTATTTGCAAAGTTCCTGAGGCAATGTCCTTAAGTAATACAAACGAAATGTTATCATTTGCTGTTGATGTGTTTACAGTGTTGTCAGTCGCATTAATTAAAACAATTGCGATGTCACCAGCTGTAAGAGTAGTTTGTGCTTGCCCAAAGAAGTTTACAAAAATCAGGGCAAAAAATAAAGTAATTTTTTGTTTCATAATGTTTATTTGTGTTAATGATTAAGCAATTGTTCTGTATTTAAAATATAGACAAAATACCTTTTTTATCGACTAAAAGACAAATATAGAAAAATACAGACAAACATAGACAAAACACCTTTTTTATCGATAAAAAGACACAAATACGCAAAAAAGTAAGTAAAATCTTTACATATCGAATTTACTCTTGTAAAAATGTAAACGATATGGTAGTTATAAAACGGTACTAGAATCAAAAAGATTCTATTTCTTCTTTGTAACCTGTTGCGAGCAATTAGTATTATTGTTAAATGTCACACTTAGTTTGTCTAAGTCTATCCTTTTAATGGGCTTCGACAAGCACAGACTGAATCTTTTAATTATAAATACACTTTTGTCTTTTAACAAAAAATATTGAACACAACCAATCAGTTATTATAATTCCTAATCTTACTAAAGTAAAAACTAGTATTTTATCATAAGTAAATTACCGATAAATCTGTCTAATGAGTAATCGTATCAATATCTTCCCAGTCGTGTTAACTACCAATGGTTCTTTGCCCGGGAGACAAGCCAGTGACGCTAAAAAATGGAGTTCTGTAGCCTACGGTAATGATAAATTTGTGGCGGTATGCACGAATAGCACTATGAACAAAGCAATGTATTCTGGAGGACTTCTGGCCCAAAGTGATTTTAATAAAGAAAAGATTTTAATTTACCCAAATCCCGCATCTGACCGTTTATTTATAAAACTACCTGGCGTTGCTTCTACAGAAAATGCTACAGCAAAAATGTATGATTTCAGAGGAAGGCTTGTACGGGAATTTAGTATAAATAATGAAGACTTCAGCATTGTTCTTAGCGGGCGCGGCGCTATACATTCTTAAAGTGGCATCTGGAAATGTAATTATGACGGAGAAGATTTTAGTTACTAACAAGTAATACCAACTCTAAAATCATTTTTGACCCCATCTACTGATAAGTGCTATTGATGCAATAATCCTCAAAGGTTTTATTTGGAATTCGAAATTCAAGTTTACCTCATCATCTAATTGTTTCGAGAACAACAAGGGTTACATTTTAATGTTAACTATTTAACAAACAATTACGGTTCTAGGTTCAGTCAGTAGGGGAGATTAATTAAAAGCCTGATACCTTTATTATCAGGCTTTTAATTTAAAATGCGTTTATTCAACTTTTACCACCAGTGATAATCTCCAACACCTTATTCAAAGCTTCTTCTGATTTCACTTCAATATCGGGATTCACACCAACTCTATCCAAGCGAATGCCGTCATACGTATAGAAATCGGCAATGGGCAATATCAGCATGTATTTTCCGGACACCACAAAAGGAGATGCTGCTAACATAGCACCAGCGGTTTTTTCGCCTACAATAGTGGCTCTTTTACTGTTTTTGAGTGCATAGACAATAGGTTCGCAGGTGCTTCCTGTTTTGCCATTGGTTAAAACGTATATATTTCCTGTAAATACAGGATTGGTGGGTTTTTTAAAGATAAGCTTAACGCCGGGTGATGCTTTTAACTCATCGGTAAAATCTTTGGTGCCTTTGGGTTGCAATTCCGGGAGTGTTTTAAATAATTCGGGTTGGTAACCGGTGTATTGTAATTTATTAGTCAGAAAATAACCGACTTCCATATCACTGTCGGTAATGTGCTTGGCAAATTCAAAGGCTGCTTCTATTCCGCCTCCGGGATTGTTCCTCAAATCGATGATCAGGTTTTTATAGTTTGGATTGGCTACTATTTGGGGTAACGTTGCTGCCAATTCCGGGGTAGAGTTACTGAAATTCTTAATCTGTAGATAGGCCGTAGTGCTGTTTTTTTCTTCAAAGACAACTGATTTCGGGGTGATGGCTGTTTCTTCATTATCAGTTGCCTCTTGTGCTATGGTTAAACTTAAATGGCTAAACGGAAGTTGTTGCGCGAGTATATTAAAGCCGAAATACATTTCAATATCGTCGTGGGCAGTAGTAGATAATTTTTTGATATCGTTTTCGAACTTCTTCCATGCCTGAGTTTGTAACGCTGCCGGGGAATAAATATTGTCCTGAACGGTCTTTAATAACATTGGATAGAGATAGCTGTAATCAATTTTGTTTTCTGTAGAACTGATACCACGTATTGTGCCTATAGCTATTCCGTCTTCATTGAGGAGTGCTGCGCTAAGCGTTTCATCCTTTATAATTCCCTTAAACTTTAATTTCCCTACCATCGGGATATTGCTGTCTCCAAACAAACTATCGTTTTTTTGCTGTCCGCTAATGGTAATGATGATTCCTTTCTTTGGGGATTTCCCTAACATTCTTCCCAGTTTTGCTTTGCCGCCAAATATACGTACGTCCGCATTTTTGGGAGAAGTTATGGTAAATTGGTCTTTAGCAATAGTAACATCCAAAAAAGTGGAAAATGCAGTGCCGTTACCAAAATCTATTTCGCTTTTAAAATGCGATGGATTCTTTTGGGCTACAGCAAAATTAAAAAGTAAAATCAGTACGGAATGTAAAACGAGGCGTTTCATTTTTGTGTTGGTGTGCATAGGTGGTATGATTTAAGTGAGTGTTCAAAGTAAATGCGAAATCCTTTGCCATTCAACTAATTTTGATGAAACGATTGTTTTTTTGACGAGTAGATAAGTCTCTTTTGCTTAAAAGTAATCACCGGCTGTTTTTAGACTGTTTGGAACAGAAAATAAGCCTGTGTTGCGTACGTAATTTTTAAAAAACCCATTCGGAACAAATTCGGAATGGGTTTAAAAATGAGTACTATTAGTGAAATGGGAATAATGGAGTAAGTACCATTCCTCCTGATTCGGGATCTCCTTGAACATATTCTTTTTGGTAGGTCAGTGGTACTAAATTCCATGCGCCACTTTCTTTCCATTCTTTGAGGATTGTTTCACGGGCCTCTTTTGCTGTTTCCTCATCTTCACTTCGCAACTTTGTTTTTTTGAGCCACACGCTTTCTACGGGTTTGATGTTGATCATTAAGACTTCTTCCAGATTGAACTTTACCTGTTGAGGAACCAATTTCGATTCAGTACCCAATAACACGCCAAAACTGTCATCTTTCAAAAAACCTTCCGGAGTGAGGAAAGTCCGAAGATTGTGATTGGCATGGTTTTCCCGGTTGATCCAAATTTCAATATTTTCTTCTGTGAATTCAATCGAGATTTGTTTTTTGGCAAGCATCAAACTTTTAATGTCGCCGTGTCTTAATGCTATTTGAGAAACACTATTGATCAGTGCCATGGCAAAATGTTTGTGTATCACTTCGTAAGGAATCTGTCCAAAAAACTCCATATAGAATTCGGCTCCGATGCCATTGTATTCCAAGTTTTTATCTTGCTGTGCACGGGTGTAAATATCAGTCAAACCATCGGTAATGAGAATGGTAGTTTCGGGCGTATGAATCACTCGCATTTTGCAGGAATTGTGCGATGTGCTGTTTTCCGGCCAAGAATTATCCCTGAAACCGCCTACTCTTAAATAGAGGATGCGCTCGTCTAATTTTCCTAACGAATTAAAAAAGTCATGTCGAACTTTTACGCCTTCGTTAAAGGCTTCCTGGCGTTTTTTGTATTCCGGTTCTACTTCTATTGCGGTTACAGCAAGTGGTTTTAGTCCGTGTGCTTCAAAAGCGGGATTGGATTGTGCTTCTATTGCACCATTTTCATATTTGAAATAGAGTGTTTGTAGCTTTTCTTCGAGCAGGTAGTAAATAGATTTTAAATCCTCGCTATTCTGCATGAAATCAAAGGAGCGCATGGAATTTTCAAAATATTCCGTACTGTCTATAAATAGGCCTAACTCGTCAGCTTCCGGCTTAAAGTGAACCAGGAGTTCTTTTTTAAGGATTTTGTTTTCCGGTTGAAAACGGTTGTCTTCAATATTGTTTTTAATCTCTTCCAAAAACATCGCAACAGTATATTGCGTTGCTTGGATGGGTTCGTCTTTTTTGAAGGTAAATTTTACTTTGGAATGCACGGGAAAGAATCGAATCAAATCATCAAAATCGGTATTGCCGATAGCATCGGTATGATCGCTGATCTCATCTTCAGTATACTTTCCTGATTCGGCATAATTGTGAAGCAGTCCGTCTTCATAAAATGATACGCCACCGCCGGAATGGCCATGCTCGTTGCGGGTTATTTCAGCATGATAGCTGCGTCCTGCTACCAGTAACGGATTCATTTTTTCCGAAATAGCGGTTACCATCTTTTGGGCTTCTTCGGAATTTAAGTGTTCATTTTTCATGTATAGGGTTTTACGTTGGTTTTTAAAAATTGTATTAGGCGCATTCCAATATTCCGACATTATATTGGGAAATAAAAAATAAATACTACCGGAAATTAAGGCACGCTATTTTTTAGGTGTTTGTAATAGGTTTTTGATAGCGGAATTTCTTTTTCACCTACCACAAAAGATATCGTTGCGCTTTGTGAATTACCGGATATTGATACAATATTGGATATGTTGACCAGATAAGACCGGTGGCATTTTTCTAAAAAAGGCAGTTGTTGGGCTACATTGGAGAGTGTTTGTCGGAAGGTTTTGGAAATGACCTTGTTGCTTTTATCAACAAAGCAGATTTCCACATAGTTTTCTACCGCTTTGATAAATAATAGGTCGTCTTTTTCCAGTCTTAGGATTTCGTTTTTGTTTTCACCGGTGAGTAGGTAGGAGTTCTTTGGCAGGGGAACAATCCTTTCGCCAAACTTCTGTCTTAAATAGAGCATGGTCGGGACAAAAACCGGAGCCATAGATAAGACCGTAACGAGTAAGTAACGGCGATAGGTTTCCAGGGTGCACGCTAGCTGATTTACTATGACAGTATTGTAGAGATAGAGCATGGTTCCTGAAAATAGAAGGAATAGTATGGTTGAAATGATTTCATAAGAAACCAGCCAAACCTTTCCTTTCCTGAAATACCAAATGTTTTCAATACTACTATGAATAATATAGGCGCCAAACATCACGACACCAAAACCAAAAAGCAGTAATAATCGGTAATCGGCTTCAAACTGATCGGTGCCAAAGGGTTCAAGGACAATGATAATGAAGTTTAAAAAAAGGCAGAGTATCAAACCAACCCCTACTTTTGTTTTTAGGGAGGCTACAAAATGTATTTGTCTTTGTGCTGCATTCAATTTTTAGATACTATTTGAAATTGAGTAGCACAAAATACTAGTTTTATTTTTTATAATGGTTTTTAGGGGATAAATTTTTGTTGCTAACTGGTATAATTTTAATTGTCTGTTTCTTAATTGGGGTGAATAGTTTTGGCGGGTATCGTTTTAGAGGTTGCAGATTGCTTTTTGAATGTGGCAGGTGTCTTTTGGGAAGTGGCAGGTTGGATTTCAGAGGTTGCAGGTGTCTTTTCGGAAGTTGCAGGTGTCTTTTTGGAGTTGGCAGGTTCGATTTTAGAGATTGGAGGTGTCTTTTCGGAATTGGCAGGTTCTTTTTCGGAGTTGGCAGGTTGGATTTCAAAGGTTGCAGGTCTCTTTTCGGAAATGGGTATAAAAAAACCGAAGTAAAATGATTTACCTCGGTTTCTTTAACGGGATTAGTTCTTATTGAACTGTTTTAAATTTTAATGCTACGGCAGCCTTATAATATGCAGCCGCACCTTCGACTGATTTTATATAATCTTTGATGGGGTTTACCAAACTGAGTAGGTTGCCGGGGTTGTTGTATAAAAGGTCATTTCGTTCTTTGCGTGCGGTAATGAGTGCATAGGTTTTATCGGCTGTCTCTTCATTGAGGTTTTTGAGGTTATTGTGGAAGTTTGACAGTTTAAGAGCGGTAAGTTCTTCCTCATTAGGAGCATATGTAGGGTAAGAACTTAAGAGACTTACTAACGACTGTAGGTGTGTGGCTCTGCTGGTGTAGCTGAGTTGGGCATTGGAGATGGATTCTGTTTCGGCGTTTTCGAGGTTTTCAGTCCTTCGGATGGGTTGGTCACCTCGTATTTTCTTGACTATGGCTGAAACGTTGTCATTTTCGGCTGTTGAAAGACCAATGGAGTTGAAACTGTTCTTGACTCTGGTGGCTTTTTTTCCTAAGGCTTTGAAAGCATTTTCTCGGTTGGCTACTGCGATTTTGAAAGGTGGTATTTTGTCGGCTAGGTTTTGAATGCTAGTGGTGAGTTCGTCTCTCAGAATGATGAGAGGGCTAATTACGATTGCGGGATTTGTGGGTTGGTACAAAGGGCCCATTTCTTCTAATAACTGGATTAGGGCTGTGAAGTTGGCTACGTTCTTAGCATGCCCTACTTCTGAGGTTGATCTTTTGGTACTCATAATGTAAAAGTTTAATTAGAAACATTTTTATTACTCGCTGACACCTATCCGTTTTGGAAGGTTGTTTTGCCTTATGGATAAGTGCCAAGTAATGTTATTTCATTTAGTACCGTTAGGATTAAACTTTTATAACTTGTTGTTATTAAATAGATAACGGAGAAAAGATAAAAATAGTATGCGTGCCTATAAAAAAATGATGGTTTGTTTGTTGAATGGGGGTTGGGGTGTTTTTTTGGTTGGTGGTTGGGAATGAAAAACCTGCTGGGAGGCGTGGTGGGTTGATTAAATACCACACGAAAGGATTCGTGCGGTAGCGGGGGGATTTATTCTTTGTTAGATGGTGGGTTGAGGAGGGATTTTTTGGAGATTGGTGGGGAATGAAAAAACCCGCTTTGGGAGGCGGGGGTGATATAAATACCACACGAAAAGATTGACTTCGTCGAATCTTTGATTTCGTGCGGGAGCGGGGGGTTTTATTCAATGAACAATACACCTTGTCTTGTTATGTGTCTCGCTAATTTTGATTGAATTTCAGCTAATAATTGCTGTCTTACTCTAAACATAGGACTTATATATTTTAAACCATCTGGTTTATTTGATGTGAAAAAATATCTAAAATTTAAAACTAGAATATAATCAGTTTCAGAAAATTTGAACTTTGGAGTTATAAAAATAGCTTCTGATTTGTCGTCTATAAATTGTTTAAATTCTGATTTTATCATAATTGCTTTTACAACACGGTGATTAAAATTTTTATTTTGTACGTAATCACATAATGGTGTTACTACTACATAAGATTTTAACCAAGATTCTCTAATTTTTTGTCTAGTTTCTTTTGCAATTTTACCTGTTAACACTTCAATTTGTTTAGGTGTTTTTTCTGTGTTCTCGCTTTTTACTTTTTCCTTTAAAAAACTTCTATTTAAACTATTGTTTAATAAGTCGGAGAAATATGTATCACTCTTTGGATTTGTGTCATTTGATATAGATCCCGGATATTCTATAGGTTCATTATCAAATGATATTAATAATTTGGTGTTAATTGAATTTAGATTCGCGGTGTTAATTTTTCCAATATCGTAAGTAAGATTTTCCGCATTTGTAATTGGAGAATTTGAAGTAGAAAATTCTAAAGAATCAAAGAAGACATTATTAAATGCTTGAAATGCATTCATGATTTTTTGCTCCTCTGAGAGATTCTTGCTAAAATTTACTCTACCAGAATAACTTTCTCCAAGTTTATTAATAATATAATTAGAATTATCATTCCAATTAGGATATTCATGATATGAACTGAAAACGTTCTGTAAAGTCTTGTCTGTTGATTTATGTACTTGGTTTTCCCAATTTAAAAGATAACTATAACCAGGTTGATTTGAGATTATAGTATTAATTTCTGTAATCAAATCTTTTTCGTTTTCAGTTTCTTCATCTCCATAGTTTGGAAAAAAATCTGATTTAATGAATTTTTGAAAATTAATTGGCTTTCTGTCTGATAATTGTTCATTAAATAAATCTATAACCGCATCAGAATATTCATTCTCTTGTTTACTCCAGAAAATAATAGAATATGGAAAATTGTTTGGAGAAATAACTCTTTTAAGTACACTGTAAAGAGTTGATTTTATTTCTTGAACTGAAGGACTTGCATTGTTTAGTAAATTTATGTCGAGGAAAATTAATCTTATGTCGTTGCTTTCGTCTTTTTCTTCTGGCAAATAATTTATGTCAGTACCTTTGTAAAAAACATAAGGAACTCTATTTTTTGATAATATTTTGATTAAAGGTAATGCTTCCTTCTCTTCATTATCTATAATCGCAATTCTTCCATTTATAGGTAAAAACATAATTTATTTTTTAAAAGATAGTACTACAGTTGCCCCATTTTTGAATTCTTCTGGGATTTCAAAATCACCTTCATTTGGAAAAATTACTCTCCCATTTTGTGCCTCCATTATTTCACTAGTGATGTGTAAGCCAAGACCCATGCCTCCTGGTTTTGCAGTTACAAAAGGTTCAGTAATGTCATCAGTTGGGATTAAAAAACCAGTACCATTGTCAGCAATAATTAAATATGTTGAGTTTTCATCTTCTGTAATATCAATAAAAAGCTTTTTGGTAAACAGTTCTTTTTTTTCTGTAGAAACAAAAGATTTTTGGTCTAACCAATAAATTGCATTGTCAATGATATTCATAATTGTTCCAATCAGAAGATTTCTAGCAATTTTAAGTTTGTTATTTCCTTTAAAAAACTTGTATTGTTTAGTAATTTCTACTTTATGGGACATAAGCCTGTATTCAGTATTGAATAGGGCTTGGTCTATAACTTGTGAAATGTTTTCAGTTGTTTGACTCGACTTTCTAATAATTTCAGCATATCCGTCAATTAATGAAGATAGATGTGTAACTAGTTTTAACACCCTATCTGAAGCTTTTTCATTTTTTAATACTTTTTCAACTTCATATAAAATTTTTTCAACTTCATGAACAACAACCGACATACTCAATCCAGCTCCTGCCGCCTTGAGTAAATTTTCACTAACTCTTTTATAATCAACTTCAATTTTATTTAAGTATTTTATTATCTGAGTTTTTACTTCACTGTCATTAATTTTTTCCTCTACATAATTTTTTGCTTCACTTAATGTTGATGCCAAAGGAGCTGATTTTGGAGTTGGTCCATAAATTTCTTTTAATCTTTTTTTATCTGTAAGTCTAAGTGTTTCAACTATGTCTAATGCATGAAGAATGGAATTTCTAAACGCTTTATACGCATCATTTTCGACAAATCCTTCTCTATTAGTTTTCTCTGTTAAATCAGAGCTGTCTTTTCGATCAAGATATACAGCTCCAAGAATTAAGTTATTACTAATCGCTTTTGTAGGTTGTTGGAATCTTCTATAGTCTAAATTCAACCAATCATTTTCAGGCTCACCATAATCATAGACTCTTAGACCATCACGGAATACTTTTATACCACCATTTGATTTTAGATATTTTTTAAAACCAACTTTATCCGACACTCCCATTTTTAAAAGAAATGGGTCTTGGTCGAAGACATATCCTTCAAATATAACTTTGCCAATTTCAAAATTTGAAAGAGAAAAAGCTTCTTCTTTTCCGTTATCGTTTTTACATTTCAGAATTTTGAATGTCTCAACTAGCTCATCTTTAATATCAATGTTTCTAGGAAACAACTTCGTCATTGTTGACCAAGGAGTGAAAGCATATTCAAAATCTGTAATAGAATTGCTATTCATTGTTACTTTGAACCTGAAGAGAGAATAATCTTTAACATCCTCCCAATTTAATAGACCTTCAAACCATCCCGGTTTATCTAGAATATCAAACGTTGGTAAGAAAGAATCATTATTTTCGAAAGGAGAGGCTAGTGCAGTAATTGAGCGTTTAACTTCACGCGCAATTCCTCTTTCCCACTTTTTTCTAAGATTACTAATGATGATATTAGTTCCTGTTTTACCATTCTTAAAAAGTTGTGGCACTGATCTTTCAATAATATTGATAGGGACTTCATTTAAATATTTATATTTGTTAAAGTCTTCCCAGTTTATTCTAACATAAACTTCATTGAAATCATCAGCTTTGGTTGTCAGTTCAATTATGTTGCCTAATTTATGAACGCCAAAACGACCAATCCCTTTTTCGCCTATTGGTAGCCGATGATATTTAGGAGAAGTTTTATTGTTTTTGATTTGTTCACTTTTAAAATCTGCGCCCGGCTCTAACCAAACATTTTCAACTATCTCAGGACTCATTCCAAAACCATCATCTTCTATGATAATTACACCCTCTTCTGGGTCTTCAACATTTTCCATATAGATATTGACAATATTTGCATCAGCATCATAAGAGTTTTTAACCAATTCAACTAATGCAATACTTTCATTTTTGATAAGTTGATCACCTAATTGGATTAGTAGTCTAGCTCTTGGTTTGAAACTAACCAAAGATTGTTTGTCATCATGTATATTTATTATTTCTGACATAATAATTCTTTCATTTTTTTAGCAATCGCATTTGCCATTAAAGGCGGTACTGCATTACCAATTTGTTTAAATGCTGCTGAGCGTGACCCTTCAAAGTAAAAGTCATCGGGGAATGATTGTAGTCTTGCTGCTTCGCGGACAGAAATAGAACGACATTGTTTAACATCCGGATGAATGTAGTGGTGACCATCTTTAGCAATATGTGCTACTACTGTAT includes:
- a CDS encoding sensor histidine kinase, which codes for MSEIINIHDDKQSLVSFKPRARLLIQLGDQLIKNESIALVELVKNSYDADANIVNIYMENVEDPEEGVIIIEDDGFGMSPEIVENVWLEPGADFKSEQIKNNKTSPKYHRLPIGEKGIGRFGVHKLGNIIELTTKADDFNEVYVRINWEDFNKYKYLNEVPINIIERSVPQLFKNGKTGTNIIISNLRKKWERGIAREVKRSITALASPFENNDSFLPTFDILDKPGWFEGLLNWEDVKDYSLFRFKVTMNSNSITDFEYAFTPWSTMTKLFPRNIDIKDELVETFKILKCKNDNGKEEAFSLSNFEIGKVIFEGYVFDQDPFLLKMGVSDKVGFKKYLKSNGGIKVFRDGLRVYDYGEPENDWLNLDYRRFQQPTKAISNNLILGAVYLDRKDSSDLTEKTNREGFVENDAYKAFRNSILHALDIVETLRLTDKKRLKEIYGPTPKSAPLASTLSEAKNYVEEKINDSEVKTQIIKYLNKIEVDYKRVSENLLKAAGAGLSMSVVVHEVEKILYEVEKVLKNEKASDRVLKLVTHLSSLIDGYAEIIRKSSQTTENISQVIDQALFNTEYRLMSHKVEITKQYKFFKGNNKLKIARNLLIGTIMNIIDNAIYWLDQKSFVSTEKKELFTKKLFIDITEDENSTYLIIADNGTGFLIPTDDITEPFVTAKPGGMGLGLHITSEIMEAQNGRVIFPNEGDFEIPEEFKNGATVVLSFKK
- a CDS encoding S41 family peptidase, with protein sequence MHTNTKMKRLVLHSVLILLFNFAVAQKNPSHFKSEIDFGNGTAFSTFLDVTIAKDQFTITSPKNADVRIFGGKAKLGRMLGKSPKKGIIITISGQQKNDSLFGDSNIPMVGKLKFKGIIKDETLSAALLNEDGIAIGTIRGISSTENKIDYSYLYPMLLKTVQDNIYSPAALQTQAWKKFENDIKKLSTTAHDDIEMYFGFNILAQQLPFSHLSLTIAQEATDNEETAITPKSVVFEEKNSTTAYLQIKNFSNSTPELAATLPQIVANPNYKNLIIDLRNNPGGGIEAAFEFAKHITDSDMEVGYFLTNKLQYTGYQPELFKTLPELQPKGTKDFTDELKASPGVKLIFKKPTNPVFTGNIYVLTNGKTGSTCEPIVYALKNSKRATIVGEKTAGAMLAASPFVVSGKYMLILPIADFYTYDGIRLDRVGVNPDIEVKSEEALNKVLEIITGGKS
- a CDS encoding T9SS type A sorting domain-containing protein; its protein translation is MSNRINIFPVVLTTNGSLPGRQASDAKKWSSVAYGNDKFVAVCTNSTMNKAMYSGGLLAQSDFNKEKILIYPNPASDRLFIKLPGVASTENATAKMYDFRGRLVREFSINNEDFSIVLSGRGAIHS
- a CDS encoding LytTR family DNA-binding domain-containing protein, whose translation is MNAAQRQIHFVASLKTKVGVGLILCLFLNFIIIVLEPFGTDQFEADYRLLLLFGFGVVMFGAYIIHSSIENIWYFRKGKVWLVSYEIISTILFLLFSGTMLYLYNTVIVNQLACTLETYRRYLLVTVLSMAPVFVPTMLYLRQKFGERIVPLPKNSYLLTGENKNEILRLEKDDLLFIKAVENYVEICFVDKSNKVISKTFRQTLSNVAQQLPFLEKCHRSYLVNISNIVSISGNSQSATISFVVGEKEIPLSKTYYKHLKNSVP